DNA sequence from the Prolixibacter sp. SD074 genome:
AATATCCGTCTTTCAACTTTTGAGTTCACACCGGTCATCCTGGAAACAACATCCGGGAAACAGGAATTCCCCTTCCCTGCACCAGTGCATGTTCAGCAAAATTTACTGCGAACCATCGTCGATGAACTTCGCGGTAGCGGAAAAGCTGCATCGACAGGCGAAAGCGCCGCCCGCACCAGCCGTGTGATGGATGAAATGGTCAGCAACTTTTATTCCGGTAAATAGCTATCGAACCCCGGACCTGCTCAACGTGTTATTCACACGATAGTATGCAAAGAATTATGAAGATTATAATAGACGACAAAATACCCTACATCAAAGGAGCGCTGGAACCGTTTGCCGAGGTGGTCTACCTGCCGGGAAGCAAAACAACCCCGGAAGTAGTAAAAGATGCCGGTGCGCTCATCACCCGGACACGCACCAAATGCAACCGGGAGTTGCTGGAAGGCTCCGGCGTGAAATTCATTGCCACAGCCACTATCGGCTTCGATCATATCGATACCGAATACTGCAGCGAAACAGGAATTGAGTGGACCAACGCACCGGGCTGCAATTCGGGCTCGGTAGAACAATACATTGCTTCGGCGCTGGCAGTACTCAGTCAAAAGCGCCATTTCGCGCTCAGCGGAAAAACCCTCGGCATTGTTGGGGCCGGCAATGTCGGCAAGAAAGTGGCCCGCATTGCCGGGGCTTATGGCATGAAGGTCTTGCTGAACGACCCGCCACGCGAACGGGCAGAAGGGAAAAGCAACTTTGTTTCGTTGGACGAAATCCTGGCGCAGAGCGATATCATCACACTGCACGTTCCACTAAACATGGCCGGGGAAGATAAAACCTTCCACCTGGCCGATGACGCCTTCTTCGCGAAAGCGAAAAAAAAAACCATTCGTCATCAACTCGTGCCGTGGCGAAGTGGTGGAAACCGAAGCACTGAAAAACGCGTTGAAATCAGATCAACTGGCCGGTGCGGTTATCGATTGCTGGGAAAACGAACCGGGTATTGACCGCGAATTGCTGGATAGAGCCGACATCGCAACCCCGCACATTGCCGGTTATTCCAAAGACGGGAAGGCTAACGGGACCGCCATGAGCGTGCAGGCTGTAAGCAGGTTTTTCGATTTGGGCATCGACAACTGGACCTGCAAAAATGTAGAGCTTCCGGCTACGACCGAAATAACCATAGACGAAACAAGTAAAAGCATCGAAGAAGTATTAAAAGAAGCGGTTCTGAAAACCTACGACATCCGGGAAGATGATGAAAAGTTGCGGCTTTCGCCCGAAAGCTTCGAGAAACAACGAGGCGACTATCCTGTCCGCCGGGAATTTCCCGTATACCACACAACGCTTCTTAACAGTTCGCCGGAAACAATAAAACGACTTAAAACGTTCGGTTTTAAAACAAGATAAATAAAAAGCACATTAATCGTATTCAAAAATAATAAGCACATGAAGCAAAAAGCAGACATTGGCCTCATCGGCCTCGCAGTAATGGGCGAAAACCTCGTGCTCAACATGGAAAGTAAAGGTTTTACCGTTGCTGTATATAACCGTACGACCGAAAAAGTAGACAAATTCATCAATGGCCGCGGTGCCGGTAAAAATTTCATTGGCTGCCACACTATCGAAGAGTTAACAACCAACCTGGAGCGTCCACGCAAAGTGATGATGTTGGTGAAAGCCGGAAATCCGGTAGATGAGCTGATTGAACAAATCATTCCGCACCTCGAAGAGGGCGACATCATCATCGATGGTGGCAACTCGCACTTCCCCGATACCATTCGCCGTACCGAATATGTCGAAAGCAAAGGATTGCGATACATCGGAACCGGTGTCTCGGGCGGAGAAGAAGGCGCCCTGCACGGCCCGTCGATGATGCCCGGCGGAACTCCCGAAGCATGGCCGTTTGTAAAAAACATTTTCCAGTCGATTGCCGCTAAGGTGGAAGACGGAACCCCTTGCTGTGACTGGGTAGGCGAAAACGGCGCCGGTCACTTCGTGAAAATGGTACACAACGGTATTGAGTACGGCGATATGCAAATCATTACCGAGGCTTACCAGATCATGAAAGACCTGCTGGGCATGGGCTACGACGAAATGCACGACGTTTTTGCCGAGTGGAACAAAGGCGATCTCGACAGCTACCTCATCGAAATTACCCGCGATATTCTCGGCTACCGCGATGAGAAAGGCGAACCGCTGGTAGAAAAAATCCTTGACACCGCCGGACAAAAAGGCACCGGAAAATGGACAGGTATTTCGGCGCTCGATTTAGGCATCCCGCTGACGCTGATTGGCGAGGCTGTATTTGCCCGTTGCCTGTCGGCTCAGAAAGATTTGCGTGTCACCGCATCGAAAACGCTGAGTGGACCGAAAGTGAACTTTGACGGCAACCGCGCCCAGTTCCTGAAAGATTTGAAAGACGCGCTGTACGCCGCAAAGATTATCTCCTACGCACAGGGTTACGACCTGATGCGTGAGGCAGCCAAGGAGAACAGCTGGAACCTCAACTACGGAGGCATTGCCCTGATGTGGCGCGGCGGATGTATCATCCGTTCGAAATTTCTGGCTGATATCAAAAAAGCATACGATAAAAATCCCGATCTGGAAAACCTCCTGCTCGATGATTTCTTCAAAGGAAAAATTGAAGCAGCACAGGCCGGATGGCGTCGTGTAGTGGCTACTGCTGTGATGAACGGCGTACCCGCTCCGGCGATGACCACCGCCCTGAATTACTTCGATGGTTTCCGCAGCGAGCGCTTACCTGCCAACCTGTTGCAGGCACAACGCGACTACTTTGGAGCGCACACCTACGAGCGGGTTGACAAACCGCGTGGCGAGTTCTTCCACACCAACTGGACCGGCCACGGTGGCGACACCGCCTCGTCGACATACAACGTGTAACGTACGATTATAAAATATTTCTTTCCCGGGAAGAGCTTTCTTTCCGGGATTTTTTGTGCAGAAAAAATTTCAGGTTTCAGGTTGGGCTTTTCAAATATGATGCAAAGATTCATCTCAATTGAATTATCCTCCCCCTTTCATTCCCCCTCCTAAGGGGGACAGCCCGCCAACCAACCAGCCAGATGTAGCCTGCCTGTTTCACAATTTTGTCAGTTTTTTACGTCTTCGATGGACTAATAGAGCTATCATTCGCGACATGTCCTCCGCTGGAGGAGGTGGCCGGCAGGCCGGAGGAGGATTTTTAGACACATCCGATGTTTTCAAATTGGGCTTTGCGGTTTCTGTTGTTATAACCGTTAATCATCCAAACCCGGGGCATTGCCATTGAAGAGGTACTCGTAGTCTCTCAGCAAAACCTGAAGGGAACCGTAAGGTAATCATCAATCCGTGTACCGGAGCCACACTGCCATCGCCGATGGATGTCGTTGATAAAATCTGGCAGGACAGCAAGAAGGACAATGTGGGCCTGTTTATTGAAAACCGTTTGAAAGTCAGCAAAAAAGTTTCATGGACAGCCGGATTGCGTGCCGACAGGACTTCTTACCAAATCAACGATCCGGCCGACGATTTCAAAGCGCAATACAACAACGACATTCAGCGCGAAGCTGGACACTTCGATTCATAAGAAGTTTATGGCGTGCAACCCGCCTTACGGGACCAACATATTTACCAATATCGATAAGGCTTTTATGACCGGATTCGGGGCTGGGGCCGAAGTAAAGTTTCTGAACAATTTTACCTATTCGCTTTCAGCAGCCTACACGTATGCACAGAACAGTACGCTCAATGAGCCGCTTCCGGAAATACCCCCGTTCACGGTTAACAGCTTTATCGCCTTCGAAAATAAAAAAGTGCAAACGCGCATACACGGCCGTTTTGCTGCCGACCAGAACCGGGAAGAAGTTTCCATATCGGGCTTCGGATCGCGATATAAAGGATTAACCTGCTACAACTGTGAAATTCTAGCAATGCTGATTGAAGGATGCCATCCCTCGGAGGGATGGCATCCTTACAGCCCACAGAGGTACTACATCCGTTTCTGATTTTACGCCTGAGTTCCGGGGAGTACTAAATCAGGTCCCAATTTAGCTCCTCAGTTTCGGCAAGTACTAAATCAGGTCCCGATTTAGCTCCTCAGTTTCGGCAAGTACTAAATCAGATTCCGATTTAGCTCCTGAATCCACGGAAGGGGCTAAATCAGATTCAAATTTAACTCCTCCGTTTCGGCAAGCACTAAATCAGATTCCGATCTGGCTCCTGAATCCACGGAAGGGGCTAAATCAGATTCAAATTTAACTCCTCCGTTTCTGGAGCTATGAAATCAGATTCGAATGAAGTCCGTTCGTTTCCGGAAGCAGTTCACCAGCTTCAGATTTGGTGTTTCAATTTCCCAAAACCATTATCTTAGCAGGAAAAACCTGCAATATGAATTGGACCTGGCTCTTTATCGGATGCATGGCCATTGCCATCATCTATTTACGTTACGCACCCCGGCCGCTTCCGGTCAAAACCCGGATCGATAAGTTTATGAACTTTGTGCTGCGCTGGTTCCATTCCCTTACCTGGTTTTTTCTGTCCTTGTTTTGTTTGGTGCGCATGGCGGCCCTTCCCTCGCTGTATGAATTAGGATTCGTCTTCGCCATTGTGGGCGGGTTGTTATATTTTCTATTTTTAGGCGTATTCCTGTTCAGCCGGTTTTCCAGACGGCGGTAACAAGAACCGATTTTCAACCTGGTAAACTAATTCATATGAGCAAGTTGATGCTTCTGGCGATTGTCATTTCGGCGGTTGCCCTCCTTTTACTTCTTGTCCTCCGATTCAAAATCAACGCTTTCATCGCGCTCATTGTTACGAGCATGTATGTTGGCCTGGCAACCGGCATGAAACCCGATAAGGTTCTGGAAAGCATCCAGAACGGAATGGGCGGCACACTCGGCTTTGTAGCCACCGTGGTAGGCCTTGGCGCAATTTTCGGAGCATTGCTGGAACATAGCGGCGGAGCGCGTTCGTTGGCCCATTACCTGGTCGGGAAGTTCGGATACGAACGGGCCCCGTGGGCCATGGTGCTCACCGGGTTTATCGTGGCCATTCCTGTTTTCTTCGATGTAGGATTCATCATCCTGGTGCCTATTGTGTATGCGCTTTCGCGGGATACTGGTAAACCGGTACTGTATTACGGCATACCGCTATTGGCAGGACTCGCGGTTACGCACAGTTTTATTCCACCGACCCCGGGACCAGTGGCTGTCGCCGAAATTGTCGGTGCCAACCTGGGTTGGGTGATTTTACTTGGTTTTATCATCGGAGTACCCACCGCCATCATCGCCGGACCAGTATTCGGTAAATACATCAGTAAACGGATTGCCGGCTCTCCGCTCGCTTTCAGTAATGAAGAGGAAGAGCCAACGGATACCAAGCAATTGCCTGGGTTTGGCATTATCGCTGCGCTGATTGGTGTCCCGTTGCTGTTGATTCTGGCCAACACCATTTCCGGCGTACTGGTAAGTAAAGAAATTATTGGCGCCAGCACAACGACTGACATTATCGCTTTTCTGGGGCATCCCTTTACGGCCCTGACGCTGGCGACGCTGCTTTCGCTTTATTTTCTGGGAACCAAACGAGGCGTATCCGGGAAAGAGTTGCTGGACATTAGCACGAAAGCACTGGGCCCGGCCGGTATCATCATCCTGATAACCGGAGCCGGCGGCGTATTCAAGCAGGTCCTTATCGATTCAGGTGTTGGGAAAATGCTGGCCAACTCCATTGCGGGTTCTGCCCTTCCTCCATTATTACTGGCCTGGCTTTTAGCGGCAGTCGTACGTGTTACGCAGGGAAGTTCCACTGTAGCCATGATTACTGCAGCAGGCATCATGGCGCCCGTTCTCGAAGTCTTCGACCTCTCTGCACCTCACCGGGCACTGATTGTTTTGGCCATTGCTGCCGGAGCGACCATTCTTTCGCATGTAAATGACAGTGGATTCTGGCTGGTAGGAAAATACTTCGGCATCAACGAAAAACAAACGCTGCAATCGTGGACCGTAATGGAAACCATCATCTCAGTTTCGGGATTAGTTCTTTGTCTTGGCATTAGTTTTTTCGTTTAAGTAAAAAAATTCTTAAGGATAGACAATAAATCATTTATTCGCTTAAATCATTCCATACTTTTTATGACCTTTGTCATTCCACAGTAAAATACGTCCCACGAAACACCACTCAACATGTACAAAATTCAGACACTGAACAAAATTGACGAAAAGGGATTAAAACTTTTCCCGGCTGATGCTTACGAAGTAGGCGGTGAGATAACCAACCCCGAAGGCATTGTGTTGCGCAGTTACAAAATGCACGACATGGAACTTCCATCCTCGCTGAAAGCCATTGCCCGGGCCGGAGCCGGGGTCAATAACATTCCGATAGACAAATGCACCGACAAAGGGATTGTCGTATTCAATACCCCGGGCGCTAATGCCAATGCAGTAAAAGAACTGGTGATTGGCGGTTTGCTTCTTTCTTCCCGTAACATTGCCGGCGGCATTGAGTGGGCCAAAACACTGAAAGGTGAAGGAGACAACGTGGCTGCTTTGATAGAGAAAGGTAAATCGAACTTTGCCGGCAACGAAATCAGAGGGAAAACACTGGCTATTATCGGATTGGGAGCTATCGGCGTGATGGTGGCAAACGCAGCCGAAGCACTCGACATGAACGTGATTGGTTTTGACCCGTATATTTCCGTTGAGCATGCCTGGGAGCTGAACCAGAATATCGCCCGTGCCGAAAGCATCGAGGCACTGTTGGCCCAGGCTGACTTTGTAACATTGCAGATTCCACTGATGGACAAAACCAAGAACTTCATCGATGCCGAGAAGATTGCCATGATGAAAAATGGGGTACGCATCCTGAACTTTGCCCGTGGCGGCCTGGTTTCCAACGCCGATTTGAAACCGGCTCTCGAAAACGGTAAAGTTGCCTGGTATGTAACAGACTTCCCCGATGCAGAGGTGCTGAACATGAAAAACGTGATTGCTATTCCGCACCTGGGAGCTTCTACCGAAGAATCGGAAACCAACTGTGCCGTGATGGCAGTACGCGAAGTACGTGACTACCTCGAAAACGGGAACATCCGTAATTCGGTGAACTTCCCCGATGTAATCATGAACCGCAACGGTGGTACCCGCATTCTTATCGCGAACAAAAATGTCCCGAACATGGTAAGCCAGATTTCTACCCTGTTGGTTGGCTACGGCGTGAATATCGCCAATATGATGAACCGTAACCGCAGCGGAATTGCATACAACATCATCGATATCGACCGAAATGAACTGGATCCCGAAGTCGGCGATAAACTTCGCGAGATTGAAGGGATCTTCATGGTCCGCATTCTTCCCGGGCAGAAATAAAAAATCGTTAATAATTAAATAAGAAAACACTCCAAACCTTAACTGTTTTGGAGTGTTTCCTTTTTTATATAGATGCATATAAAATCAGTCTGTAAGAACCGCAAAAGTAAAGTGTACCGCTTACAGCTATTATTGCCATTTTACGAATCAAAAATTTCTATTTTTACGTCGAAAATATTTTAACCACAATCAGA
Encoded proteins:
- a CDS encoding 4-phosphoerythronate dehydrogenase — encoded protein: MKIIIDDKIPYIKGALEPFAEVVYLPGSKTTPEVVKDAGALITRTRTKCNRELLEGSGVKFIATATIGFDHIDTEYCSETGIEWTNAPGCNSGSVEQYIASALAVLSQKRHFALSGKTLGIVGAGNVGKKVARIAGAYGMKVLLNDPPRERAEGKSNFVSLDEILAQSDIITLHVPLNMAGEDKTFHLADDAFFAKAKKKTIRHQLVPWRSGGNRSTEKRVEIRSTGRCGYRLLGKRTGY
- a CDS encoding DUF3410 domain-containing protein, which codes for METEALKNALKSDQLAGAVIDCWENEPGIDRELLDRADIATPHIAGYSKDGKANGTAMSVQAVSRFFDLGIDNWTCKNVELPATTEITIDETSKSIEEVLKEAVLKTYDIREDDEKLRLSPESFEKQRGDYPVRREFPVYHTTLLNSSPETIKRLKTFGFKTR
- the gnd gene encoding decarboxylating NADP(+)-dependent phosphogluconate dehydrogenase, whose product is MKQKADIGLIGLAVMGENLVLNMESKGFTVAVYNRTTEKVDKFINGRGAGKNFIGCHTIEELTTNLERPRKVMMLVKAGNPVDELIEQIIPHLEEGDIIIDGGNSHFPDTIRRTEYVESKGLRYIGTGVSGGEEGALHGPSMMPGGTPEAWPFVKNIFQSIAAKVEDGTPCCDWVGENGAGHFVKMVHNGIEYGDMQIITEAYQIMKDLLGMGYDEMHDVFAEWNKGDLDSYLIEITRDILGYRDEKGEPLVEKILDTAGQKGTGKWTGISALDLGIPLTLIGEAVFARCLSAQKDLRVTASKTLSGPKVNFDGNRAQFLKDLKDALYAAKIISYAQGYDLMREAAKENSWNLNYGGIALMWRGGCIIRSKFLADIKKAYDKNPDLENLLLDDFFKGKIEAAQAGWRRVVATAVMNGVPAPAMTTALNYFDGFRSERLPANLLQAQRDYFGAHTYERVDKPRGEFFHTNWTGHGGDTASSTYNV
- a CDS encoding TonB-dependent receptor; this translates as MACNPPYGTNIFTNIDKAFMTGFGAGAEVKFLNNFTYSLSAAYTYAQNSTLNEPLPEIPPFTVNSFIAFENKKVQTRIHGRFAADQNREEVSISGFGSRYKGLTCYNCEILAMLIEGCHPSEGWHPYSPQRYYIRF
- a CDS encoding gluconate:H+ symporter, with protein sequence MSKLMLLAIVISAVALLLLLVLRFKINAFIALIVTSMYVGLATGMKPDKVLESIQNGMGGTLGFVATVVGLGAIFGALLEHSGGARSLAHYLVGKFGYERAPWAMVLTGFIVAIPVFFDVGFIILVPIVYALSRDTGKPVLYYGIPLLAGLAVTHSFIPPTPGPVAVAEIVGANLGWVILLGFIIGVPTAIIAGPVFGKYISKRIAGSPLAFSNEEEEPTDTKQLPGFGIIAALIGVPLLLILANTISGVLVSKEIIGASTTTDIIAFLGHPFTALTLATLLSLYFLGTKRGVSGKELLDISTKALGPAGIIILITGAGGVFKQVLIDSGVGKMLANSIAGSALPPLLLAWLLAAVVRVTQGSSTVAMITAAGIMAPVLEVFDLSAPHRALIVLAIAAGATILSHVNDSGFWLVGKYFGINEKQTLQSWTVMETIISVSGLVLCLGISFFV
- a CDS encoding 3-phosphoglycerate dehydrogenase family protein, with protein sequence MYKIQTLNKIDEKGLKLFPADAYEVGGEITNPEGIVLRSYKMHDMELPSSLKAIARAGAGVNNIPIDKCTDKGIVVFNTPGANANAVKELVIGGLLLSSRNIAGGIEWAKTLKGEGDNVAALIEKGKSNFAGNEIRGKTLAIIGLGAIGVMVANAAEALDMNVIGFDPYISVEHAWELNQNIARAESIEALLAQADFVTLQIPLMDKTKNFIDAEKIAMMKNGVRILNFARGGLVSNADLKPALENGKVAWYVTDFPDAEVLNMKNVIAIPHLGASTEESETNCAVMAVREVRDYLENGNIRNSVNFPDVIMNRNGGTRILIANKNVPNMVSQISTLLVGYGVNIANMMNRNRSGIAYNIIDIDRNELDPEVGDKLREIEGIFMVRILPGQK